A portion of the Calliphora vicina chromosome 5, idCalVici1.1, whole genome shotgun sequence genome contains these proteins:
- the LOC135959859 gene encoding uncharacterized protein LOC135959859, whose protein sequence is MSFNGLYYPAYTAGFGSKPRFQSTHPFRHLIAAGSNMNNQWSGATDQSGYGGDPSDYDYNSGPSAHVPSGGSYSYQAATGTGYGPPAAPAIHPPPKSALGGGGGGGKKGIFGGNADRKSSSTMSAVTLLSFLFFINLLQGCIKDHMDAMNPTVMVMTTNVIRNRFNKMGEMNSREQSPSYSSNAANIVVNPADLVAAAAQLPSKAQSTGPSVNLQSPYSNNPATYNKPLEQNIPVVSYPAQQQPAPQYMHNNPEPEVPISYAKPSYDPHKPDPYEHMTHLPPPQQPAYSYNNHTLVAQPPPYKLPPLEQHYNYHHTEYNAQPPPQPSIIIPQYSQSQNPFYEQQHPEYNAQPPPQPSIIIPQYSNSQNPFYEHQHPATSKPYNDEAIPQYGGPQNEYNFRQKHEMPVQQNSPASSSPNNPYPWSSNMQSGSVVSGPFRRASIMAVSPKTKWITVPAKITDRTHFDEHVDEAEEVMEHHDDRDVFRSRFN, encoded by the exons atgtcaTTTAACGGCTTGTATTATCCCGCATATACAGCAGGCTTTGGCTCAAAGCCCAGATTTCAATCCACACATCCATTTCGTCATCTAATAGCAGCGGGCTCGAATATGAATAATCAATGGTCTGGAGCTACTGATCAATCGGGTTATGG TGGGGATCCCTCCGACTATGATTATAATTCGGGTCCTTCGGCACATGTGCCCAGTGGTGGCAGTTATTCTTATCAAGCTGCCACCGGTACTGGCTATGGGCCGCCTGCTGCACCTGCTATACATCCTCCCCCTAAATCAGCTTTAggaggtggtggtggtggcggcAAAAAGGGTATTTTTGGCGGAAATGCTGACAGAAAGAGTTCTTCGACTATGTCGGCTGTGACCTTGttgtcatttttatttttcattaatctTTTGCAAGGTTGCATCAAAGATCATATGGATGCTATGAATCCCACGGTAATGGTTATGACTACCAATGTTATACGTAATCGTTTTAATAAAATGGGTGAAATGAATTCTAGAGAACAAAGTCCTAGTTATAGCTCGAATGCAGCTAATATAGTAGTGAATCCAGCAGATTTAGTAGCAGCTGCAGCTCAGTTACCCTCAAAAGCACAGTCAACCGGGCCTTCAGTTAATTTGCAATCACCCTATAGCAATAATCCGGCTACATATAATAAACCTTTAGAGCAAAACATACCGGTAGTATCATATCCAGCACAACAGCAGCCTGCTCCACAATATATGCACAATAACCCAGAACCTGAGGTGCCCATAAGTTATGCAAAACCCTCCTATGATCCACATAAACCGGATCCATATGAACATATGACACATTTACCGCCTCCCCAGCAACCTGCTTACTCGTACAACAATCACACTTTGGTGGCTCAACCTCCACCCTACAAACTGCCACCCTTGGAACAACACTACAACTATCATCATACCGAATATAATGCCCAACCTCCACCCCAACCCTCCATAATTATACCACAATATAGCCAATCGCAAAATCCATTTTATGAACAACAACATCCTGAATATAATGCCCAACCACCACCCCAACCCTCCATAATTATACCACAATATAGCAACTCTCAAAATCCATTTTATGAACATCAACATCCTGCTACTTCCAAACCCTATAATGATGAAGCAATTCCTCAATATGGCGGTCCACAAAATGAGTATAATTTTCGTCAAAAACATGAAATGCCTGTGCAACAAAATTCACCAGCTTCCTCGTCTCCTAATAATCCATATCCCTGGTCTTCAAATATGCAGTCCGGTTCGGTGGTATCAGGACCCTTTCGTCGGGCTTCCATTATGGCTGTGTCTCCGAAAACAAAATGGATTACGGTACCAGCTAAAATTACTGATCGTACACATTTCGATGAGCATGTGGATGAAGCGGAAGAGGTGATGGAACATCATGATGATCGTGATGTTTTTCGTAGcagatttaattga